Proteins encoded by one window of Antechinus flavipes isolate AdamAnt ecotype Samford, QLD, Australia chromosome 4, AdamAnt_v2, whole genome shotgun sequence:
- the CITED2 gene encoding cbp/p300-interacting transactivator 2, with amino-acid sequence MADHMMAMNHGRFPDGTNGLHHHPAHRMGMGQFPSPHHHHQQQQQHAFNALMGEHIHYGAGNMNATSGIRHAMGPGTVNGGHPPSTMPPTARFNNSQFMGPPVASQGGSLPASMQLQKLNNQYFNHHPYPHNHYMPDLHPASHQMNGTNQHFRDCNPKHSNSSGNSGGSSSNSSSNMPSSVPHVPAAMLPPNVIDTDFIDEEVLMSLVIEMGLDRIKELPELWLGQNEFDFMTDFVCKQQPSRVSC; translated from the coding sequence ATGGCTGACCATATGATGGCCATGAACCACGGGCGCTTCCCCGATGGCACCAACGGGCTGCATCACCATCCTGCTCATCGGATGGGAATGGGTCAGTTTCCAAGCCCCCATCACCACcaccagcaacaacaacaacacgcCTTCAATGCCTTAATGGGCGAGCATATACACTATGGCGCTGGGAATATGAATGCCACTAGCGGGATCAGACATGCGATGGGGCCAGGGACTGTGAATGGAGGGCACCCCCCCAGCACCATGCCCCCCACGGCCAGATTTAACAACTCCCAGTTCATGGGGCCCCCAGTCGCTAGCCAGGGAGGCTCCTTACCGGCCAGCATGCAGCTGCAGAAGCTAAACAATCAGTATTTCAACCATCACCCTTATCCCCACAACCACTATATGCCGGATTTGCACCCAGCAAGCCACCAGATGAACGGGACGAACCAGCATTTCAGAGATTGCAACCCAAAGCACAGCAATAGCAGCGGCAACAGCGGcggtagcagcagcaacagcagcagcaacatgcCTTCCTCGGTTCCCCATGTCCCTGCTGCGATGCTGCCTCCCAATGTCATAGACACTGACTTCATAGACGAGGAAGTGCTCATGTCCTTAGTGATAGAAATGGGTTTGGACCGCATCAAGGAGCTGCCTGAACTCTGGCTGGGACAAAACGAGTTTGATTTTATGACGGACTTCGTGTGCAAACAGCAGCCTAGCAGAGTGAGCTGCTGA